One Algoriphagus sp. Y33 genomic window, CAACGTCTTTATTCCAATTTGATGGAGTGAACATTTGACTTTTCTGTGTAATAAACGAGCCAAACAGATTGTGTTGACTGATGATTTTTTTCTAACCATTGCCTCCAATCTGCTCGGCTTTTAGGACGATATGTTTCTATTTCATTTTTAGGCATTCTCTTGTTCCAGCCATTTTAAAATTGATTGGGTAGTTTCCCCCGGCATTTCTTGCTGAATCCAATGACCGCAATCCAGACTGACAACATCCAAATTAGGAACGATATTTTTTAGGTTTTCAGACTTTGGAATCGTGTCCTGTTCACCATATATCATAAGAGTCGGCTGATGGATGATTGGGATTACGTCCGCCATCAAGTGCCAGTTTCTATCCAGGTTTCTGTACCAATTTATACTTCCTGTAAACCCTGATGATTCGAAAGCCGAGATGAAAACAGCCAGTTCGTCCTCATCCATCAAAGGCTCCCCAAGTGGTTTTTCTGCTCTTGCAAGATTGATCATTAGCATTCCCGGCTCAGGAGGTGTGGGGGGTATATTTTTGCGGAATATATTACGCAGAAACCGGGATGTGTATTCATTCATTATAGCATCTGCTACTCCGGGTTGTCTGTTGAAGTGAACAAAATAGAAGTCTCCTCCAACCAGTGCTTCCATCGACTCAATCCATGGTTTTTCTCCACGCGCCTGATAGGGCAAAGCCAGGTTGATCACTTTATTTACCCGCTCTGGATGCAATAGCGCCAGACTCCAAACGACATTTGCGCCCCAGTCGTGACCAACAAAAATGGCGTCCTCGTATCCGTAATGGTCGAGCAGTGCAATCAGGTCACCTGCCAAGTGTTCAATGTCATATTCAGTTACTTCGGCCGGACGGGATGAGTTGCCATAACCTCTCTGGTTTGGAATGATGACATGATAGCCAGCTGCAGCAAGTGCCGGTATCTGATAACGCCAGGAAAACGCATGTTCCGGAAAACCGTGACAGAGAACGACAGGTTTCCCCGAATTCTTTGGACCTGCTTCAAATACTTCCAGTTCCACGCCATTTACTGAAATCATCGCGGGAACCGGGAATTGGGTTGGATTTACACTTTTACTTGTTGTGCTTGTCATTTTATTGCCGTTTAAAAATTGATGTGATGCAAACTTAAATCCGGTCAGTGACAGCCCTATGTCAAGAGTGAAAAGGAACTAGTTGTAATTGTCAAAATACTCTTGCAAAGTCAGTATAAGGTTTAACCCGAATTATGCATTAGGTTTCGTTATAGCCTGTCCCGATAAATCGGGAAGGTCATTAATCGCAAGAAAATCAGGCTGTTTGGAAACTGAGTCCGCCGCGGCGGATATGGTGAAGTTGAAAACAGCAATGTAATAGCTGATTTTGAAGCAATTAAGGGTTGTAATAACTTGTGCGCCGTGGCGTAGAATTGCTAATGAATATTTCGGGTTTACTGATAATTCACAGTTCCTCTGGAATTATAAGTAAGGGTCGATTTTGCTACTCCAAAATATTCAGAAATCAATATTCCAGGAATAGCATGACAAGCTAATCTTATCAATGCCTGGTGATGGACACAATGCTCCAGATTATACAAAAGCTCCCGGAAATAGGTTGTATTGATGCCCTCAGTTTCCGGATTTTGATCCGGATACAATAGCAAATCCTTGTCTGGAAGAATGATTTGATGTTGAATCAGCCTGATTTTCTCCAAAGCAAATACAGGATCCCGTTCCATCCTTAAGTCTCTTTTTCGGAGATCATAATTGATTTCACCGGAGTCATACTGAGCGATCAAGCATTCGAAAAGCTCCAAAATATGTCGTACATGCTGACCAATTGAGGAGGTTCGAAACACCGGAGAAAATTGAGAATAATCCTGGTGAGAAAGTTGCAGCAGAAGATCACTGAGCTCCTCGAGCTGATTAGCGCATGAGTTAGATAGCATACCGGCGTTTGATAAAACTGATCAATTGATTTTTTAGGATAATCACCTGCCCCACACAAGCCAGAAAACAGACCAATGCAAGCCCGAATAGCTTTCCTCCATCATTATTGAATATAATTCCTAGTTGGAAGATATGCGCTCCGAGCGCTCCAACCATAATTAAAATTCCCAAAATTGCCCCAAGAAGTGTGGCTTTTGGTGTTAGAATTAAGATGGCTACAATTAATTCAATCACGCCAAGACCTATTCTTCCGAAAGGCTCAAGACCCAAAGTAGTAAATAGCATAACAGAATCCGAATGCGCACCAAACTTAAAAATCAGTGATTGAATCAGAATTATTGCCGCCAAAATCCGCAGTCCCCAACTGAGGCGTTTTGCATTTATAAATGATTTAGGCGGAAAGCCCGGTCCTTGCAGCATAGTCTTAAGATTTCATGGTTCTATACCTCAAAGATGTAGTGGTCAACTGACTCCAATTGTCATAAAACTTACACTTTGAGCAATTTTAATCGAGCTCGCGCAGGTTTTTTATCCTAATTTCTTTTCTGGAGTAGGTGATCAAACCTTGCTGCTCCCATTCGTTGAAAAGTTTGGTGGTGGTTTGCCGCGAGCTGCAGATGATTTGGGAGATTTCCTTATGGGTGAGAAAGTTGTCGATGCAGACCTGATTGCCTGTGAATCGGCCCTCACGTTTCGCCCAATCTGTAAGAAAAGCGATAAGTCGTTCTTTCGTGTTTTTGAAAAAGAGATTGGAATAATTGTTTTTGACCCGCTTCAGCCGAAAGCCGATGAGCTTGGTGTAAGATATAGCCAAGGTCGGATTCTCTGCCAGCAAGCGTTCAAAGTCCGCGGTGTTGAAGCTGCATAGCACTACGCTATCGGTCAAAACCTGTGCATATTCATAAGTGCTTTCTTCTTTATCAAGGTTGAGAGAACCAAACAATTCTCCCTTTTGGATAATATCCACGATCAATTCATTCCCTTCCTCATCGACTTGGACAATCTTCAGATTACCACGCTTAAGCAGAAAGATTCTGGAGCTTTCATTGTCTCCAAAATCTATCATTTCGCCCTTCTTGGCGCGCTTGAAATTGGTGATGATGCAAAGTTGCCTCACCTGCGAGTTGTTCAGCACCCAAAACAGCTGATGATTTCTCAAGTGCCAAAATTTAATTTCATCACTCATTGCTGTCCCTTATGAGGCGTTTATAAGATTGAAAACTGAGTTTCAAAACCGAAAGACTAGGTCTGGCCGGCATGGACTTCAGATTAAATTTGGCGATTTTTGCCATCTTCCTGAAGAATTTTGCAATGGTTTTTAGAGAAGCGACATAGGAGTTTCCCGGCGAATAGATGTGTATCGGTTCTGCATTGGCACCATTCACTTCCAGAATAGAAATTGCAAAAGCATCTTCGAGATCTGCCGAAGATTCCACTTTCACATCAAGTCTACCATAGTAGAAGTCTGATAGAGGAAGGCAGATATGCTCAAAAGCCAGTAATACTTTCGGGGAAATTAGCTCCGATCTATCCAAAAACAGCGCACCTTTACAATGATTCCCGCTGTGACTGAGTTGGAAGATTTCATTTTTTGCCGGGATGATTTCTAAAAGCTCCTCCTGTATTTCATGTAAATACCGTCTCACTCTTGGGTGATTTTCTGCGAGCATTTGTACAGAATTCACTCCGTTTCCAATGACTTGGAGCGGGATTTTTTGAGTGATGGACGGAATGCTCAGCTGACCTGTTTCAGGGTTTTTTACGATAAAAATCCCATATTCTTCGTTTTTGGAAATGAACTCCTGCAAAATCAACGCTTCGTTTTTGAATGCTTCGAGATAAAGTGCTACGTCGGTTTGATTTGTGATTTTCCGTACCCCTCGACCTCGCTCTCCTATATTTGGTTTGAGAATGAAGGGAAAATGGATTTCATTTTTTGCAGCTTTTTCCAATAATCCATTTAAGTCATGGGGTGGATGACTGAGAATGCTTTTGGGTATATTTTCCTCAGCAAAGTCCAGCATGGAGTCGAATTTTGAATAGTTGAAAAGCCCCCCATTCTCAATAGCCGGGTTCAAGGCCTGAAAGTAATTAAGATTCTGAAGACGGATTCCCCAGTAGATCCCAAGCAAATACATCGGAAGGTGAATTGTCCAGGCAGGCCAAAACTCGAAAGGATTGGTCTCAGTAGTTGGGTCGAGGGAAACCTGATCCTTGGTTTTTACGGTGATCGGGAAGCTTGGATTAGTGACCTCCATGATGTTCATTTTACTGTTTTTTGACGGTAGTCCAGTTATGATCGGCTTTTTTGATCATTCCATTTTGGTCTTTAAGCCAGTCTTTTTGGACATTCAAGTTATAATTTAAATAAAGTTTGTTGTCCACAACAGTCCATGCATCCGGAGAAATTTTTGCTTTGTATCCACCTGCCACCCCAAAGGCACAATAGCCACCATATTGAGGTGCATAAGTCTGAGGATTTGCGTCAAAAAGCTTTTTGTTGGCAGCACTGGAAAAGAGCCAACTGGCATTCATGTATACGGACTTGAATTCTTCTTTGCCTTTGACAGGCTTCCTTTCAGTAAAATAGGCAACAGGATCATAGCCTCCGATTGCCTTACCGTCAGAGAGGTAAACTTCGGGTTTTTGGGCGAAAGCTACTGTTTGGATAAAAAAGGCGAAAGCCAAGAGTAAGACCGTTTTCATACGAATTGAATTGAATTTAAGGTGTTTGTTTAAGTTGATAGAAAAGGCCAAAACCGTAACCTGGGCCGTTTAGTACATTTTGACCTTGGAGGACCTGATTGGCGTAGGCAGAAATTCCAATGTTATTTGGGAAAAACCATCCTATTTCTAGGGTTGGAAGCAAGTATTCAAGGTTGTTGGAAAAGATTCCGTTGTTTACATTTTCGGCATTTCCATTTTCGAGCGATTGGATGGCATTGAAGTGAAAGGCAACCAGAACTTTCTTCTTAAAATAGCCCAGATCAAAACCATACCTGATTTCGTCCGAAAAGTCTCGTGTGCAATTGTTGATACCTCCGAAAGCTGAAAAGTAAATGGAATTTGGGAGGGAAAAACCCAGGAAGAACGTTGAAGCTCTTCACCTATCTGAAGTCCCACTTGTTCCGCTTCCAGTTCGATGACAGGATCCACAAAAGCGTCGTCTTGATAGTCTATTCCAATGCAGGCCAAGCCAAAAAGAGGAGTAAACCGTGCGTTCGGGATTTTTTATAGAAGTGCATAGACAGGAATTTTGCTACAAGCTCCGGGTTTCCTTGGAATACAATTGTCAGGCATATGACACCTTTCAAAAATTCTCCACTAGGATGAAAAACGGAATAGAAAACCTTCATCATCATTCAGTCTAGCCCGGCATTCGGTCTGCTTATCTTCGGCAGGGCAGCGATGAAAAGTCGAACCAATGTCGAGGCAGAGTGGATGGACAAGAACCTTTGATTATGCATATTTCACATATAAATCATAAAGAGATCGGCATATGCACTTGCACGCTAATCTCTAGCCAGAGACTTGCTTCTTACCATCGCTCCTATTTTGTGGCGCCTCTTTGGAGAGTGAGTCCGCCGCGACGGATATGGTGAACTCGAAAACAGCAATGTAATGGCTGATTTTGAAGCAATTAATGGCTGTAATAACTTGTGGCCGTGGCGTAGAATTACTAATGCGTATTTCGGGTTTAACCGTGCTGCAGTATGCCAACCTTGCAAACTAGCTTTTGCACTGATCCGTTAGGCTGTAAATCGCTTAAATTACCTACTCCCTGCGTAGAAATCGATATAATTATTTAGTAGATTTAGCAAGTGAGAAAACTCTCTTCCATAGTTCTGCTGGGCTGTTTTTGCCTGTACTACTTCGGGTACCTAATCTATTACTATACTTTTCAGCATAGTATCAATAGAGATTGGGAAGAAAGCATCTGGGAAGAAATGTATGATGACTCTGACACTGAAATGATGGAAATACCCCTCTCCCTTCCATACATGGCCAATCAGGAATCTTTTCAGACGACTAACCTGGCTATGGAGGTAGATGGAAAATTCCTTCGGGTAGTCAAGCAACGTTACCAAAATGACACCCTACAACTAGTCTATATCATAGATCATCAACAACAGCAACTGGAAAACCAGGTTACTGACTGGATAAGATCCATCTCTGACCAATCGCCTCAAAACAAAAAGGAAAGAAATCAGCTATTTGCCAAGTTATTTCCAAGAGACTTCATGGCAAGTGAAATCCCCAAACTTAAAACTCTCTTTAGCCAAAATACTTCCTATAAAAAATGGTCACTTCAGGCTGATTACGCTGATATTGCTATACCCATAAAGACCCCTCCCCCACAGTTGGAATAAAATATACGCTTAATCATTTTTACTGCCAGTTGGGTCAATTTACCCGGTTGGCTGCACATATTTATTTTATCCTTACGTATGAATATAAAAAAACTACTCAGCATTGGGTTATTCCAATGCGTGGTGGCCTACTCCTATGCCCAAAATGACAGCATCAAGACGCTGGACTTAAAGGAATTTCAGTTGAGGGATTTCCGGGGTTTAGCGCCTGTTTCTCCTCTTCCAAACACACACCGCAACTTCCTGATCGGAGGAACAAAAACCGAGTCAATCCAAATCAGTCAGCTCCCAGCCAACCTGGCCGATAAAACAGGAAGGCAATTATTTGCCAAAATCCCGGGGGGATTTGTGTATGACATGGATGGCTCAGGCAACCAAATCAACTTCTCAGTCCGCGGACTGGATGGCCATAGAAGCTGGGAATTCAATGTACGCCAGAACGGCGTAATGATAAACACGGATATATACGGCTATCCTGCCAGCCATTATTCTATGCCTATAGAAGCCGTAGAAAAGATAGAGTTGACCCGCGGCACAGGAGCCCTGCAATATGGACAGCAATTCGGAGGCATGCTGAATTACATCTTAAAAGAGCCGGACTCTACCAAACGGTTTTCCTTCGAAAACTTAAGCTCTGTTGGTTCATTTGGCTTGCTATCTACCTTCAATGCCATTGGCGGCAAAGTGGGAAAACTGACCTACTATGCATACTATCAAAAGCGGGTTTCGGAAGGTTACCGGAGGAATTCCAATTCCAAATCAGATGCTCAGCATGTGGGCCTGACTTATCAATTCAACGATAAACTAAAGCTGAGGGGAGAACTCTCCCGAAGTACCTATTTGTACCGGATCCCCGGCCCACTGAATGACGGGATGTTTGCCGAAGACCCGAAACAGGCTAGCCGGAGCAGGAATTACTACAGTCCGGAAATCTGGATTCCTGCTTTGGTTCTGGACTACCGACTGTCGGCCAGGACTTCGCTCAGCTGGACAGTTTCGGGAGTATTCGGGCAAAGGTCTTCTGTCACATTCGACGGGTTTGCCAACAAACCGGACCTCATCGATCCGGCTACCGGTGTATACGCTCACAGAAACGTGGATATAGATAATTATCATACACGTACCTCAGAAGGAAGGTTGATCCATGCCTATCAACTGGGAGCCCTGAAAAGTAATTTCTCTGCCAACTTCCGGTATTTCAACAACAGCATGGACAGAAGGCAGCGGGGGCAGGGAACAACAGGTTCGGATTACGACATAAGCATATCCGGGGAGTTCCAAAGGGATATGAACCTGAAAAGTGAAAGCTTTGCGATAGCGCTTGAAAATCAGTTTTACCTATCGGAAAAACTCAGTATTACGCCAGGCTTACGGGTGGAAATGGGCTCTTCAAAAATGACCGGACGTATTGATTATATCCAGGACGCCAAGGTACCCAAGACGATAGCTTATGACTTCGCCGCACTCGGTATCAATGCCAATTATCAGCTGGACCGGAATTCACGGGTATATGCCGGTTTCTCACAAGCCAATAGACCTGTTATTTTCCAGGATATTATCCCGGGAAACCCCCTGATGCTCATCTCTGACAACCTGAAGGATAGTTTTGGGTATAACGCAGAAGTGGGTTGGGAAAACTCTTCCATCCCAGGCCTAAAGTACAACATCACCCTCTTCCAAACATCTATAGGCAATCGCCTTGGAAATATCTATGTGGAGCAAGAGGGGCAAACCTACATTCAAAAAACAAATATCGGCAATAGTCTGACTAATGGGATCGAATTCTATCTGGATTACCAGCTATGGAAAGGCTCCAACTGGACTTTGAATTTCTATACCTCTACCAGTTTGATGGATGCGAAATACACATCCGGTGAAATCGCCGGTGAAGACGGCAATCAGGATATTTCCGGAAACAGAATTGAAGCTGTACCAAAATGGCTAAGCAGAAATGGACTTACAGGATACTTCAAAGGATTGCAGGTACTACTCCAACATCAGTTTGTGGGAGAGACCTATGCCGATGTGCTGAATACAGAAACCCCACCGGAAAGCGGTGCGGTAGGGAGAGTCCCTTCCTATCATGTCTGGGATTTGAATACCTCCTATCAGGTAAGCTCAAATTTTATTGTACGGGCAGGAATCAACAACCTACTGAACGAGAGCTACTTTACTAAACGACCGCAGATGTATCCCGGACCGGGAATCTGGCCATCAGACGGAAGAAGTTTTGTAGTATCCGTAGGCTTCAAGCTTTAAAAGGTAGGTTCTGGGTGTAAATTATTGCTAAAGAGCCAGATGATTACCTCAACCTATATTCTATTAATACAATTGCTTAAACACCTAATAAACAGTAGTTTATTAGGTGTTTTATTTAATACTGGTTTAATCCGGGTGAAAACGTCTAAATCTCTCAGCAACAGTGTAAAAAAATCAATAGTTTGAACAGCTATTCTATGCAACAGCCAACTTCTCACAAAAATGCGACAGTTTGGTCCAAAAATTGGCCTGTTAAAGTTTTCGGCTTTGGACTAACACGAAGTCAATCAATATTGCATACTGATTCATTTCAACAACCGCATGTACCACCCGGGCAGAGATATGCAGTGAACTTAAGGATCTGGAAAAACGGGTGGATGCAAAAATCAGCAGTTTTTTTCCGAAAGCCCTACACCATTTCCACATGAGCGGATTAAAAAAGGCCGACAGATTGAAACGCACTCCCGCACACTATGGCAGTTTATTGAGCTGGAAAAGGAAAAGAATGCCACTGTGATCCTGCATATGCTACGGGATATGGGGGTGAAGTTCCCCTAAATTTACGGGAGATCATCTGTTCATGCCACATACTTTGCTGTATTGAAGTTTTGCTGCACTAGCTACAAACCTCCCGTAAAATCTTCTCATAAATCTACTCCGAGTCAGGCTTTTTCATCACCAAATAAAAGCAATAGGCGGTTGCCAAAACAACCAAAACCTGTACCGCAACAGCTAAAATCAATGCCGAATTATTCATGGGAGATTTGTTTACGTTTAGTACCGGAATACCACACAAGGGCTGCTATGAACAGAAACAAGATAGTGAGCTGAATCCGGGCCAAGGAAGAAAAGAATATTTTGCTTTTATAAAATTCTTCATTCAGAGGATCTTTCTGCATGAGAAGCTGAAGGTCAGCCTGTGCAATCTTGGAAACCAACGACCCTGTATCCAGCTGCCATCCCCTGCCATCCAGCAGACCTGCTATCGCTCCTCCCCAATCATTGCCCATCGGAGTGATCAATGCCGCTATGAGCACCAGCAACAAAAGTAGAGGAGTGATATATTTCATAATCCATTTATATATGCCGGGGATACGGATATCCGCCCCTCTGTTTAGTTCAGCCCACGCGTTGTCCATTCCAAAAACCCAGGTAAACAATATCATCTCCAGAAAGGCAAAAACGACAAGACTTACAGTTCCTGCCCAATAATCATATTCGTCAAAGTACCCGTACCGGTAAAACAGGATAGTGGGCAACCCCATTACCAATGCCAGCGCACCAAAGGACACGGCTCCTTTTACTTTCCCCCATCCAAACTCATCTTTCATAAATCCCATCCACGGTGTTCCCATAGCTAAAGAAGAGGTGATGCCGGCAAAGAAGAGAAGTCCAAACCAGCAGATCCCTGCAACAACGCCGAACAGCTCCCCCCACTGCATGAACAAATAAGGCATCGTCTGAAAAGCCATTCCGAACCCGGCATTGTCCAACACCCAGTCCAAACCAAGGAATCCAGCCGCTATTGGTATGACAATCGCACTTCCCAGTACGATTTCAACCAATTCATTGGTAAAACCCGATGTAAGGGAGTTCAATGCGACATCTTCGTTTTCTTTGAGATAGGAGGCATAGCATTGTATGGATCCCATTCCTACTGAAAGGGTGAAAAAAATCTGTCCCGCTGCAGCCAGCCATACCTTTGGATCGAGAAGCGATGTATATTGGGGAGTCCAAAGGAAGTTAATACCATCCCATGCATTCGCTTCAGGAAAGGTCTCTGAGGCATAGTCGGATCCCATGCTCCAGCCCTTGAAAGCAAGTACTGCCCCAAACAAAATCAACAGTGGCATGCCTATTTTGGCAACTTTCTCAATGCCTCCCAATCCTGTAGACAAAATGTATACATTGATACCCAGAACAACTATATATACCAATACAGGTAGATAGGAAATGCCAAAATCAGATCCGTCAAGATTTACATAGTGAACAAAAAACATACTCACTTCTGACTGGGTCATTTGGGCAAATGTCCCGACCACGGTGTGGATGACATAAATAAAAGTCCAGGATTCTATATAAGTGTAGTATGCGACCACGGCCACATTGGTGAAAATCCCGAAGACTCCAACATACTTCCACCAGTTGCTATTGGCCATCGATCCAAGAATATACGGCGCACTGTGATTGCCTCTCTTGCCTCCAAATCTTCCTATGGACCATTCGGTAAACAGCAAAGGAATGCCCATGACCAGAAAACAAACCAGGTAAGGAATTATAAATGTTCCTCCGCCATTTTGGATCGCCTGCACGGGAAACCGCAAAAAATTGCCAAGGCCCACTGCATTTCCGGCCATCGCAAGTATCAAACCTGTCCTGGATCCCCAGGAATCTGTTAGTTTTGTCATAATTTCGAGAAATAGAAAGGACGTCCTATAGGACAATCCGTATTATTTTAGCTGATTTTTAATCAGTTCGAACCATTTCTCCGCCAAAACAGTCTCTCCCAGCAGGTCTGAATAGTGTTCGGCATCATAGATTTCCAATAAAACCACTTCTTTTGAAGCTACTTTGGGGACAAGTTCCAAAGCGACAAATTCCGGCAATTTCTGTGTTTGCGCAGTGGTTGTAGGATTCTGAAAATTTTTGATCAGGTTCACTTTTCCATAATCCCCCAGATCTAAGCAGCTGCTGAAGCTATCTATTCCATGCCGGACATAAACCAATACATTTTGATAAAGGTCTATCCCTAAGGCATATTGATACCTCCAAGTCTCTATTTCTTTGGGATTGGCACTTTTGGATTGCGCCAATTCAGTCAGGTGGGCAATAAGTTTGTTGTTTTTTTCCCTATTTTGAAATCCATGGTAAATAAACGGTGCGCTAAATGCGCACATCAGTAAGCATGACATTATTAATGTCACAGGTTCTAGTT contains:
- a CDS encoding DoxX family protein, with the translated sequence MLQGPGFPPKSFINAKRLSWGLRILAAIILIQSLIFKFGAHSDSVMLFTTLGLEPFGRIGLGVIELIVAILILTPKATLLGAILGILIMVGALGAHIFQLGIIFNNDGGKLFGLALVCFLACVGQVIILKNQLISFIKRRYAI
- a CDS encoding YHS domain-containing (seleno)protein, whose translation is MKTVLLLAFAFFIQTVAFAQKPEVYLSDGKAIGGYDPVAYFTERKPVKGKEEFKSVYMNASWLFSSAANKKLFDANPQTYAPQYGGYCAFGVAGGYKAKISPDAWTVVDNKLYLNYNLNVQKDWLKDQNGMIKKADHNWTTVKKQ
- a CDS encoding alpha/beta fold hydrolase, coding for MTSTTSKSVNPTQFPVPAMISVNGVELEVFEAGPKNSGKPVVLCHGFPEHAFSWRYQIPALAAAGYHVIIPNQRGYGNSSRPAEVTEYDIEHLAGDLIALLDHYGYEDAIFVGHDWGANVVWSLALLHPERVNKVINLALPYQARGEKPWIESMEALVGGDFYFVHFNRQPGVADAIMNEYTSRFLRNIFRKNIPPTPPEPGMLMINLARAEKPLGEPLMDEDELAVFISAFESSGFTGSINWYRNLDRNWHLMADVIPIIHQPTLMIYGEQDTIPKSENLKNIVPNLDVVSLDCGHWIQQEMPGETTQSILKWLEQENA
- a CDS encoding TonB-dependent receptor domain-containing protein, translated to MNIKKLLSIGLFQCVVAYSYAQNDSIKTLDLKEFQLRDFRGLAPVSPLPNTHRNFLIGGTKTESIQISQLPANLADKTGRQLFAKIPGGFVYDMDGSGNQINFSVRGLDGHRSWEFNVRQNGVMINTDIYGYPASHYSMPIEAVEKIELTRGTGALQYGQQFGGMLNYILKEPDSTKRFSFENLSSVGSFGLLSTFNAIGGKVGKLTYYAYYQKRVSEGYRRNSNSKSDAQHVGLTYQFNDKLKLRGELSRSTYLYRIPGPLNDGMFAEDPKQASRSRNYYSPEIWIPALVLDYRLSARTSLSWTVSGVFGQRSSVTFDGFANKPDLIDPATGVYAHRNVDIDNYHTRTSEGRLIHAYQLGALKSNFSANFRYFNNSMDRRQRGQGTTGSDYDISISGEFQRDMNLKSESFAIALENQFYLSEKLSITPGLRVEMGSSKMTGRIDYIQDAKVPKTIAYDFAALGINANYQLDRNSRVYAGFSQANRPVIFQDIIPGNPLMLISDNLKDSFGYNAEVGWENSSIPGLKYNITLFQTSIGNRLGNIYVEQEGQTYIQKTNIGNSLTNGIEFYLDYQLWKGSNWTLNFYTSTSLMDAKYTSGEIAGEDGNQDISGNRIEAVPKWLSRNGLTGYFKGLQVLLQHQFVGETYADVLNTETPPESGAVGRVPSYHVWDLNTSYQVSSNFIVRAGINNLLNESYFTKRPQMYPGPGIWPSDGRSFVVSVGFKL
- a CDS encoding DinB family protein, coding for MLSNSCANQLEELSDLLLQLSHQDYSQFSPVFRTSSIGQHVRHILELFECLIAQYDSGEINYDLRKRDLRMERDPVFALEKIRLIQHQIILPDKDLLLYPDQNPETEGINTTYFRELLYNLEHCVHHQALIRLACHAIPGILISEYFGVAKSTLTYNSRGTVNYQ
- a CDS encoding Crp/Fnr family transcriptional regulator, with product MRNHQLFWVLNNSQVRQLCIITNFKRAKKGEMIDFGDNESSRIFLLKRGNLKIVQVDEEGNELIVDIIQKGELFGSLNLDKEESTYEYAQVLTDSVVLCSFNTADFERLLAENPTLAISYTKLIGFRLKRVKNNYSNLFFKNTKERLIAFLTDWAKREGRFTGNQVCIDNFLTHKEISQIICSSRQTTTKLFNEWEQQGLITYSRKEIRIKNLRELD
- a CDS encoding ATP-grasp domain-containing protein encodes the protein MNIMEVTNPSFPITVKTKDQVSLDPTTETNPFEFWPAWTIHLPMYLLGIYWGIRLQNLNYFQALNPAIENGGLFNYSKFDSMLDFAEENIPKSILSHPPHDLNGLLEKAAKNEIHFPFILKPNIGERGRGVRKITNQTDVALYLEAFKNEALILQEFISKNEEYGIFIVKNPETGQLSIPSITQKIPLQVIGNGVNSVQMLAENHPRVRRYLHEIQEELLEIIPAKNEIFQLSHSGNHCKGALFLDRSELISPKVLLAFEHICLPLSDFYYGRLDVKVESSADLEDAFAISILEVNGANAEPIHIYSPGNSYVASLKTIAKFFRKMAKIAKFNLKSMPARPSLSVLKLSFQSYKRLIRDSNE
- a CDS encoding sodium:calcium symporter, giving the protein MTKLTDSWGSRTGLILAMAGNAVGLGNFLRFPVQAIQNGGGTFIIPYLVCFLVMGIPLLFTEWSIGRFGGKRGNHSAPYILGSMANSNWWKYVGVFGIFTNVAVVAYYTYIESWTFIYVIHTVVGTFAQMTQSEVSMFFVHYVNLDGSDFGISYLPVLVYIVVLGINVYILSTGLGGIEKVAKIGMPLLILFGAVLAFKGWSMGSDYASETFPEANAWDGINFLWTPQYTSLLDPKVWLAAAGQIFFTLSVGMGSIQCYASYLKENEDVALNSLTSGFTNELVEIVLGSAIVIPIAAGFLGLDWVLDNAGFGMAFQTMPYLFMQWGELFGVVAGICWFGLLFFAGITSSLAMGTPWMGFMKDEFGWGKVKGAVSFGALALVMGLPTILFYRYGYFDEYDYWAGTVSLVVFAFLEMILFTWVFGMDNAWAELNRGADIRIPGIYKWIMKYITPLLLLLVLIAALITPMGNDWGGAIAGLLDGRGWQLDTGSLVSKIAQADLQLLMQKDPLNEEFYKSKIFFSSLARIQLTILFLFIAALVWYSGTKRKQISHE